The following proteins come from a genomic window of Acidobacteriota bacterium:
- a CDS encoding tetratricopeptide repeat protein produces MAARAAALELRRADLASRREDLLGRLSQSGLQQADRTRLQVSAARVLKELDEVEEAIAGIAPDTGGKRQPTAATAGNAFAQAHPLLSGALLGGGVVGLVAALVIWAQIDARPDPQAEQAMAQGSGETDFRGQAPLPPELASRAVELQRQIDADPSDLDAMRALMQLLLTNGRAFDAFQVAQQILQVDPEDPDAHFVSGMVRLQMGQTQVALSAFERSLRSDPGHEQSALMQGLLLLQFGDRDGAIATWEGANQVRSSPRLEQVAAQAREGKTVDEIVNNPL; encoded by the coding sequence GTGGCCGCGCGGGCGGCCGCGCTCGAGTTGCGGCGAGCCGATCTCGCGAGCCGCCGCGAGGATCTGCTCGGCCGCCTGTCGCAGTCCGGACTCCAGCAGGCCGACAGGACGCGGCTCCAGGTGTCCGCGGCGCGGGTGCTGAAGGAGCTCGACGAAGTCGAGGAAGCGATCGCCGGCATCGCTCCGGACACAGGCGGCAAGCGGCAGCCCACGGCAGCGACCGCCGGCAACGCCTTCGCCCAGGCGCACCCCCTGCTCTCCGGGGCCCTTCTCGGCGGCGGCGTGGTAGGGCTGGTCGCGGCCCTCGTCATCTGGGCCCAGATCGACGCCCGGCCCGATCCGCAGGCCGAGCAGGCGATGGCGCAGGGCAGCGGCGAGACGGACTTCCGCGGCCAGGCTCCGCTCCCACCCGAGCTGGCGTCCCGAGCCGTCGAGCTGCAGCGACAGATCGACGCCGATCCCTCGGACCTCGACGCGATGCGCGCCCTGATGCAGCTCCTGCTGACGAACGGCCGCGCCTTCGACGCGTTCCAGGTGGCACAGCAGATCCTGCAGGTCGACCCCGAGGACCCCGACGCACACTTCGTTTCGGGCATGGTCCGTCTCCAGATGGGACAGACCCAGGTCGCCCTGAGCGCGTTCGAGCGGTCGCTCAGGAGCGATCCCGGCCACGAACAGTCGGCGCTCATGCAAGGCCTTCTCCTGCTCCAGTTCGGCGACCGCGACGGCGCCATCGCAACCTGGGAGGGCGCCAACCAGGTCCGCTCCAGCCCCCGCCTCGAACAGGTCGCCGCCCAGGCCCGCGAAGGCAAGACCGTCGACGAGATCGTCAACAACCCGTTGTAG
- a CDS encoding cytochrome c-type biogenesis protein CcmH, translated as MRVTGIPAAAFVLLGAPAFWPASGVTPGLLAAQSQDAGPGVDLPAAEGEVRPGLGVEASRELGDPQGEPLSGEELDRAVALVAADIRCPKCQALSIADSGASSAQAMRAEARSLLASGYTRDQVVLYFEQRYGEFVLLEPRARGLNLIVWTAPAGIVTLGGLLVARRLRQRRSADEGLDAYLRQVERDDDADGDNGETET; from the coding sequence ATGCGGGTTACCGGCATCCCGGCGGCCGCGTTCGTTCTGCTGGGTGCGCCGGCCTTCTGGCCGGCATCAGGCGTAACACCGGGCCTCCTGGCCGCGCAGTCGCAGGATGCCGGACCCGGCGTCGATCTGCCGGCGGCCGAAGGCGAGGTCCGGCCGGGACTCGGAGTCGAGGCATCGCGCGAGTTGGGCGACCCGCAGGGCGAACCGCTCTCCGGCGAGGAGCTCGACCGGGCCGTGGCCCTGGTCGCGGCCGACATCCGCTGCCCCAAGTGCCAGGCGCTGTCGATCGCCGACTCGGGCGCTTCATCGGCGCAGGCGATGCGGGCGGAGGCGCGGTCCCTGCTGGCCTCCGGCTACACCCGCGACCAGGTGGTCCTCTACTTCGAGCAGCGCTACGGCGAGTTCGTGCTGCTCGAGCCGCGCGCACGCGGCCTCAACCTGATCGTGTGGACGGCGCCCGCCGGGATCGTGACGCTCGGCGGCCTGCTGGTCGCGCGGCGGCTCCGGCAACGTCGAAGCGCCGACGAGGGCCTGGACGCCTACCTGAGGCAGGTGGAGCGCGACGACGACGCTGACGGAGACAACGGGGAGACGGAGACCTGA
- a CDS encoding redoxin family protein, which yields MNRKVLLIGLGICLPVLLVLGFGFRHDPQIVESPLIGQPAPSFRLADLDGNVVDLEELRGTPVVINFWATYCVPCWVEHPLLMEGARRWRGEIHFLGVIFQDEPGLIAQFNAENGTWGPSLIDEGGRVAIAYGVYGPPETFFIDRDGTIVDKAIGAVSPEQLLDVANRLLAQPAEATG from the coding sequence ATGAACCGCAAGGTCCTCCTGATCGGCCTCGGCATCTGCCTGCCGGTCCTGCTCGTGCTCGGGTTCGGGTTCCGGCACGACCCCCAGATCGTCGAGTCGCCGCTGATCGGCCAACCGGCGCCCAGCTTCCGGCTCGCCGATCTCGACGGCAACGTCGTCGACCTGGAGGAGCTCCGCGGCACCCCCGTAGTCATCAACTTCTGGGCCACCTACTGCGTGCCCTGCTGGGTCGAGCACCCGCTACTCATGGAAGGCGCCCGGCGCTGGCGGGGCGAGATCCACTTCCTCGGCGTCATCTTCCAGGACGAGCCCGGCCTGATCGCCCAGTTCAACGCCGAGAACGGGACCTGGGGCCCATCGCTGATCGACGAGGGCGGCCGGGTCGCCATCGCCTACGGCGTCTACGGCCCTCCCGAGACCTTCTTCATCGACCGCGACGGCACGATCGTCGACAAGGCGATCGGCGCGGTCTCGCCCGAGCAGCTACTCGACGTCGCCAACCGGCTGCTGGCGCAGCCGGCCGAAGCGACCGGCTGA
- a CDS encoding heme lyase CcmF/NrfE family subunit, with amino-acid sequence MTSALGQGFVLLGLIAASFGAPFGYIAGVRRSDAGLRWTRRLALVFAAAMAGACGVMWYALLSHDFSVSYVAQVGSLATPLHITIFSLWSSLEGSILFWGLILGLYIAAAAIFQRRGHDDYLAYTLATLLGIGAFFTFLIASVADPFAPTPPPVPVDGPGPNPLLQNHLLMAIHPPMLYLGYVGMSVPFAMAVAALLRGQLGATWLRPMRRWLLVPTSFLTAGIMLGGWWSYEVLGWGGYWAWDPVENASFLPWLTGIAALHSGVVQQRRGTLKAWTVILIMITFLLTILGTFLTRSGVVNSVHSFTQSPIGPVFLGFLALCAAAVVVLLSLRIDTLVSEPSNERLISREGAFLLNNLLFVSLMFTVLVGTIYPIVAESLRGVKVSVGEPYFNRMAVPLFAGLLLLMGVGPALPWGGSDPKLVRRALLRPLPAAGVGLALALLLGARSAPVLIVSAFGGFALWVTADQGLRPVRARRRREGGKGPLAALMVAPDRLGAYVVHLGVVVTFVAIAVSSTFQREAEATLRAGETLRLGGYEMTFRGAELVQEPHLERHQAEIEVSSNGRSRGVLYPSLNIYPNQREPIGTPAVRTTAGHDLYLTLMNVGGDGSIGLRAIRTPLVAWIWLGVVIMVAGTALCLIPTAAERRAAAPDAVPELAPSPAGGGR; translated from the coding sequence GTGACCTCGGCACTGGGCCAGGGGTTCGTCCTCCTGGGCCTGATCGCGGCGAGCTTCGGCGCTCCCTTCGGCTACATCGCCGGAGTTCGGCGCTCCGACGCCGGCCTGCGCTGGACGCGCCGGCTGGCGCTGGTGTTCGCGGCGGCCATGGCGGGGGCCTGCGGGGTCATGTGGTACGCCCTGCTCAGCCACGACTTCTCCGTCTCCTACGTGGCCCAGGTCGGATCGCTGGCGACGCCGCTCCACATCACGATCTTCTCGCTGTGGTCGTCGCTCGAGGGATCCATCCTCTTCTGGGGTCTGATCCTCGGCCTCTACATCGCGGCCGCGGCCATCTTCCAGCGCCGCGGGCACGATGACTACCTCGCGTACACCCTGGCCACCCTGCTCGGCATCGGCGCCTTCTTCACGTTCCTGATCGCCAGCGTCGCGGACCCGTTCGCGCCCACGCCGCCCCCGGTTCCCGTCGACGGTCCGGGGCCCAACCCGCTGCTCCAGAACCACCTGCTGATGGCGATCCACCCGCCGATGCTCTACCTGGGCTACGTCGGCATGTCGGTGCCGTTCGCGATGGCCGTGGCGGCGCTGCTCCGCGGCCAGTTGGGCGCCACGTGGCTGCGCCCGATGCGCCGCTGGCTGCTCGTTCCGACGTCGTTTCTCACCGCCGGCATCATGCTCGGGGGCTGGTGGTCGTACGAGGTGCTCGGCTGGGGCGGCTACTGGGCCTGGGACCCGGTCGAGAACGCCTCCTTCCTGCCCTGGCTGACCGGGATCGCGGCGCTCCACTCGGGCGTCGTCCAGCAGCGCCGCGGAACGCTGAAGGCCTGGACCGTGATCCTGATCATGATTACGTTCCTGCTCACGATCCTCGGCACGTTCCTGACCCGTTCGGGGGTCGTCAACTCGGTCCACTCCTTCACCCAGAGCCCCATCGGCCCGGTGTTCCTGGGGTTCCTCGCCCTCTGCGCCGCCGCGGTCGTCGTGCTGCTGTCGCTCCGGATCGACACCCTGGTCTCCGAACCCTCGAACGAGCGCCTGATCAGCCGCGAAGGCGCCTTCCTGCTGAACAACCTGCTCTTCGTCAGCCTGATGTTCACGGTGCTCGTGGGCACGATCTACCCGATCGTCGCCGAGTCGCTGCGCGGAGTGAAGGTCAGCGTGGGCGAGCCCTACTTCAACCGGATGGCCGTTCCCCTGTTCGCCGGACTGCTGCTGCTGATGGGCGTGGGGCCGGCGCTGCCCTGGGGCGGCAGCGATCCGAAGCTCGTGCGCCGCGCCCTGCTGCGCCCCCTCCCGGCCGCCGGCGTCGGCCTGGCGCTGGCGCTTCTCCTGGGCGCCCGCTCCGCGCCGGTGCTCATCGTTTCCGCCTTTGGCGGCTTCGCCCTCTGGGTGACGGCCGACCAGGGACTGCGGCCGGTGCGGGCGCGTCGGCGGCGCGAGGGCGGGAAGGGACCGCTCGCCGCCCTGATGGTGGCGCCGGACAGGCTGGGCGCCTACGTCGTCCACCTCGGCGTCGTCGTCACCTTCGTCGCGATCGCCGTGTCGTCGACCTTCCAGCGCGAGGCGGAGGCGACCCTGCGCGCCGGCGAAACGCTCCGCCTGGGCGGCTACGAGATGACGTTCCGCGGCGCCGAGCTGGTCCAGGAGCCCCACCTCGAGCGCCACCAGGCCGAAATCGAGGTTTCGAGCAACGGCCGGAGCCGCGGCGTCCTGTACCCGTCGCTCAACATCTACCCGAACCAGCGCGAACCGATCGGCACGCCCGCGGTCCGGACCACGGCGGGCCACGACCTCTACCTGACCCTGATGAACGTGGGCGGCGACGGATCGATCGGCCTGCGCGCGATCAGGACGCCGCTCGTCGCGTGGATCTGGCTCGGCGTGGTGATCATGGTCGCCGGCACGGCCCTGTGCCTGATTCCGACCGCCGCCGAACGGCGGGCAGCCGCCCCCGACGCGGTCCCGGAACTCGCCCCGTCGCCGGCAGGAGGAGGGCGATGA
- a CDS encoding cytochrome c maturation protein CcmE has protein sequence MSTEPTTQTKEQAPNRGNRRLLLLAAGAAVAIALSVLAFGDVGENLVYFWSPTELHEAGPEAVGASIRLGGLVEKGSVSRSEDGLTLAFTVTDGQSRVDVRTTAVPPAMFREGIGVVIEGTMREDGQFATSRLMVKHDNEYQAPDVNDNRSMAELIESMQFDL, from the coding sequence ATGAGCACGGAACCCACGACACAGACGAAGGAACAGGCACCTAACCGCGGCAACCGCCGTCTCCTGCTGCTGGCCGCGGGCGCCGCCGTGGCGATCGCGCTCTCGGTTCTCGCCTTCGGCGACGTGGGCGAGAACCTCGTCTACTTCTGGAGTCCCACGGAACTCCACGAGGCGGGCCCGGAAGCGGTCGGCGCCAGCATCCGTCTCGGCGGGCTGGTCGAGAAGGGCTCGGTGAGCCGGAGCGAAGACGGTCTGACCCTCGCCTTCACGGTCACCGACGGGCAATCGCGAGTCGACGTGCGCACGACGGCTGTACCGCCGGCCATGTTCCGCGAGGGCATCGGCGTCGTCATCGAAGGGACGATGCGCGAGGACGGCCAGTTCGCCACCTCGCGCCTGATGGTGAAGCACGACAACGAGTACCAGGCACCGGACGTCAACGACAATCGCAGCATGGCGGAGCTGATCGAGTCCATGCAGTTCGACCTGTGA
- a CDS encoding heme exporter protein CcmB: MKLTRPVFVLLAKDLRVEWRGRFRFLSIVLFGGITLVLFSFAIDADDRTATVMAPGFLILALLLSSTLGLSESFRVERENRALEGLLLLPVEPAVLFYAKALGNFVFLAMLGPVLLPSAIILYGVDAGPGALLGVFGVWLLAAAGLAAPGTLYAAMTSRAASQDVLLPLLLFPLVIPVLIASVKTVALMLSGDPMDQTRSWIVMLLAFDVIYWALGGVLAAVALEE, from the coding sequence TTGAAGCTCACAAGGCCCGTGTTCGTGTTGCTGGCGAAGGACCTGCGGGTCGAGTGGCGCGGCCGCTTCCGTTTCCTCTCGATCGTGCTCTTCGGAGGCATCACCCTGGTGCTGTTCTCCTTCGCGATCGATGCCGACGACCGCACCGCGACGGTCATGGCCCCCGGCTTCCTCATTCTCGCCCTGCTGCTGAGCTCGACTCTGGGGCTGTCCGAGTCCTTCCGGGTCGAAAGAGAGAACCGCGCCCTCGAGGGCCTGCTGCTGCTACCGGTCGAGCCCGCGGTCCTCTTCTACGCGAAGGCCCTCGGGAACTTCGTCTTCCTGGCCATGCTGGGGCCGGTGCTGCTGCCCTCGGCGATCATCCTCTATGGCGTCGATGCGGGACCCGGGGCCCTGCTCGGCGTCTTCGGCGTCTGGCTGCTCGCCGCGGCCGGTCTCGCCGCGCCCGGCACCCTCTACGCGGCGATGACGAGCCGAGCCGCGAGCCAGGACGTGCTGCTGCCCCTGCTCCTCTTCCCCCTCGTCATCCCGGTGCTGATCGCGTCGGTGAAGACCGTGGCGCTCATGCTTTCTGGGGATCCGATGGACCAGACGCGGAGCTGGATCGTCATGCTGCTCGCCTTCGATGTGATCTACTGGGCGCTCGGCGGCGTGCTGGCCGCCGTCGCCCTGGAAGAGTGA